The nucleotide sequence GCGCGCTCACGCCGGCTCGCGCGGAGGCGGGGCCCCCGCCTCGAGGAGCCCGGCGATGCGGTCGAGACGCTCGAGGAGGGCGGCGTGTTTGCGCTCGGCCGCCGTCTCGGCAGAGCGTCGCTCCTCCGCGGTGGGGTCGAGCGCCCGCGCGGCGAGGGCGGGCCCGAACGTCATGAGCAAGCTGCCTATTTGCTTGCCTCGCTCGGTCATCGCGAAGATGTCGCAGTACCCCACCGACAGGTTGGTGGAGACGTAGACGAGCGCGTCGTTCAGGGTGCGCACCTTCGGGTTGTGGCCGTGCTCGGCCTTGAAGAAGAGCTGCGCCCCCACGAGCACGGTCCACACGATGGCCTCGGCCGGGTCTTCGTTGGTCGAGGCGCGGAGCAGATCGGCGGCCTCGCCGAGGAGGTCGGGCCCGAGGACGCCGAGCAGGAGGGAGGACGCGCCGTTCACAGGGTCGACGGTACCTCGCGCGCTCCGCGGAAGTCCAATCTGCGGCGGACTGAAGACGACGCAAGAGCGCGCGACGGGGCGCGGCGAGCCTTGACACGCCCACGCGGGGGAGGTGTCGTGTCTCGCCCCCAGGTGGGGAGCGGAGGAACACCGAATATGCCCATGACCGAAGCCGAAGCGTTCGCCAGCCTCAAAGTCCTCGTCGCGGTCGCGCAGGCCGACGGGGAGATCCACGCCGAAGAGCGGAAGTCCCTGGAGGCGGCCCTCGAGACCATCACCCTCCCCGAGGGCACCACCGTCGAGACCCTGCTCGCCCAGAAGATCGACCCGGCGACCGAGCTCGCCGTGCTCACCTCGAAGGAGGCCCGCGACACCATCTGGAAGAGCGCCTTCGCGATGGCGAACGCCGACGGCACCTGCTCGCCCGAAGAGCAGAAGGTGCTCGACCTCATCGCGGAGAAGACCGCCGTCACCGCTGAACAGCGCAACTTCTTCGCGACCCTCGTCGCGGAGGGCAAGAACACCGTCCTGCCGAGCAACATCCAGGCGGTCACCGATCCCGAGGCGCGGGCCAAGGGCGTGCGCAAGGACATCCTCAAGTATTCGGCGATCACCGCCATCCTGGGCGCCTTCCCGCTCCCCGTGGTGGGTGAGCTCGCGGTGCTGGGCATTCAGCTCAAGATGATCCGCGACATCGGCCAATATTGGGGCCACACGGTCGACAAGAACGCGGCGAAGTCGATGCTCTACGGGCTCGGGCTGGGTACGGGCGCGCGCATGGCGGTCAACAGCCTCGCGAAGCTCGTCCCGGGCTGGGGCTCCGCGGTCGGCGCGACCACGTCGTTCGCGGCCACGTTCGCGCTCGGGAAGGTGATGGAGAAGTTCTTCGCCGAAGACGCGAAGGGCGACGTCGCGGCGCTCAAGGGCCTCTTCAAGTCCGCCGAGAAGGAGGGCAAGGCCGCCTACGCCGAGCAGAAGGACGACATCGCGAAGAAGGCGGAGGACAACAAGGCCGCGCTCGACCAGCTCTCCGCCGACCTGAAGGAGGGCAAGATCTCGCAGGAGGACTTCGACGCCCGCCTCGGCGAGCTGAAGTAGTCCTCGCGGCGGCCCGCCTCCCCGGCGTTCGCGCCGGGGAGGAATTCATGCAGAATACACAACTTTCGCGGCTAGCGCGCGCGGCGACGTCGCGCGCCGAGCGCGCCGAGCGCGAGGCCAAGGAGCGACAGGCCGGCGAACGGCGACGCGACCGGCCGGGCGGAGGAGCAACCTTGCCCGTTGTCGACCGGCTCGAGCGCGGCGGGGTTGCCCGACGCTTGGCCCGGGGCGGCCCCGCCCTCTTCGGGAATGGAGTCGGGCTCCTGCCCATCCGGGACCTCGGGCGGCTCGTTCGGCGGGAGCGGCGGCTCGACGCCCCCGTCCGTGCCCGGGGCGCCGCCGTCGGGCTTCGGAGGGGGCGCGCCGCCGTCCGGGCACGACGGGCCCAAGGCGAAGCCGCCGATGGGCGACCGCGCGAGGCGCGTCTCGGTGGCCGGGCCGTACGCGCCGTCCTCGTCGATGCGATCCGTCGGGTGGTTGCGGTTCCACAAGATTTGGAACGCCTTCACCGAGAGGCCGCGGATGTTCACCCCGCCGGCCGTGTAGTCGTAGTGCACGGGGTCGCTCGCGCCTAGCCACCGCCAGCCGTTGTTCTGGAAGCCCGCGCGCCACGCGGCGTTGTCGTTCACGTCGACCGCCACGCCCGTCTCATGGTTGCTCGCGCCCGGGCTGGCCGCGAGGCCTATCCCGCAGCGGCCGGTGCGGTACCAGCGATAGAGCAGGTACTGCTGAGGCAAGGTGCGAAGGGCCGAGTTGATGACGAGCCGCACGCCACGCGAGGCGGCCACCTTGCGCAGGGCGTCGGCCGCGGGCGCCTGGAGGTACGGGAACACCGCGCTGCCGAGGGTGGTGTTCGGCACCGTGTCGATGCGGGCCATCGTGTTCGGGCGCAGGCACTGGATCTGCGCGACGAGCTGCACGCCGAGCCCGCGCACGGACGCCGTGGTGCAGCTGTCGGTGACCGCCTTCGACACCGGATCGGCGTCGACCAGCGCGCTCGTCACCGAGCCGAGCTCGGGCTCAGGTTCGTGCCCGTGGGCGTCGTCGGCTCCGGAGGAGGCGCACGCGGAGATCGCCAGGCACGAAGCGACGGCGAGGAGCGGAACAACGGCCAGAGTTCGCGGGCGGTCCACGAGAAGAGCCTAGCGAACGAGGCCCCGCGTGCACCCGAAAATCGCCGAGCCCGCCTCCTAGCTAGACGGGCGCGACCCCGACTGAACGGGCGTGGCCTGGCTAGGCCACGCCCCACCTCGTGGCTCGCACGCCGCCGGCGAGGCCTCTGCCGCGCGCAAGCATGGTTTGCGAAAAGCGGGCCACGTGACTAGGTTGCGCCCCCATGTTCGCTTGGGCCATGAAGAAGCTCCTCGGCACCTCCCACGAGCGCGAGATCAAGAAGATCCGCCCGCTGGTCGACCAGATCAACGCGCTCGAGCCGAAGATCGGCAAGCTCTCCGACGCGGACCTCAAGGGCAAGACCGCAGAGTTCAAGCAGAAGCTCGAGAACGGCGCCACACTCGACGACATCCTCGTCGAGGCCTTCGCCGTGTGTCGCGAGGGCGGCAAGCGCGTCCTGAAGATGCGGCACTACGACGTGCAGCTCATCGGCGGCATGGTCCTCCACCGCGGCAACATCGCCGAGATGCGCACCGGCGAGGGCAAGACCCTCGTGGCCACCCTGCCCTGCTACCTAAACGCGCTCGAAGGCAAGGGCGTGCACGTCGTCACGGTGAACGACTACCTCGCCAAGCGCGACGCCGAGTGGATGGCCCGGCTCTACGGCTTCCTCGGCCTCTCCACCGGCATCGTCATCCCGTCGCAGGGCGACTGGGAGAAGCGCCACGCCTACCGGTGCGACATCACCTACGGGCAAAACAACGAGTTTGGCTTCGACTACCTGCGCGACAACATGAAGTTCTCCGCGCTCGAGTACGCCCAGCGCGAGCTCAACTTCGCCATCGTCGACGAGGTCGACAGCATCCTCATCGACGAGGCCCGCACGCCGCTCATCATCAGCGGGCAGGCCGAGGCGTCGAGCGAGAAATACCGCAGCATCAGCGACGTCATCCCGCGCCTCAAGAAAGACGAGCACTATATCGTCGACGAGAAGGGCCACTCGGTCGGCATGACCGACGAGGGCGTGGACGCCGCCCAGAAGCTGATGGGCATCAAGAACCTGTACGACCCGGTGAACCTCGAGTCGCTGCACATCATGAACCAGTGCCTCCGCGCGCACGCCCTCTACAAGCGCGACGTGAACTACCTCGTCACGGAGGACGAGAAGGTCCTCATCATCGACGAGTTCACGGGCCGCGTGCTCGCCG is from Myxococcales bacterium and encodes:
- a CDS encoding D-alanyl-D-alanine carboxypeptidase family protein — translated: MDRPRTLAVVPLLAVASCLAISACASSGADDAHGHEPEPELGSVTSALVDADPVSKAVTDSCTTASVRGLGVQLVAQIQCLRPNTMARIDTVPNTTLGSAVFPYLQAPAADALRKVAASRGVRLVINSALRTLPQQYLLYRWYRTGRCGIGLAASPGASNHETGVAVDVNDNAAWRAGFQNNGWRWLGASDPVHYDYTAGGVNIRGLSVKAFQILWNRNHPTDRIDEDGAYGPATETRLARSPIGGFALGPSCPDGGAPPPKPDGGAPGTDGGVEPPLPPNEPPEVPDGQEPDSIPEEGGAAPGQASGNPAALEPVDNGQGCSSARPVASPFAGLSLLGLALGALGARRRRAR